One genomic segment of Mytilus galloprovincialis chromosome 5, xbMytGall1.hap1.1, whole genome shotgun sequence includes these proteins:
- the LOC143076135 gene encoding mediator of RNA polymerase II transcription subunit 21-like isoform X1: MADRLTQLQDAVNQMADHFCNSVGILQQYSPPSQFAGFEKQKQSPSDPPQEDYPQVFAKLIARTAGDVDLLIDSLPSEESSLELQLASLKKLENENQESAKHLEDIVSKGDTLLSQIQEVLHDIAECQLRCQALESNT, encoded by the exons AtggctgatcatttttgcaacaGTGTAGGAATTTTACAACAGTATTCACCACCAAGTCAATTTGCTGGATTTGAGAAACAAAAACAGTCTCCATCAGACCCACCACAAGAAG ATTATCCACAAGTATTTGCCAAACTAATAGCAAGAACTGCAGGTGATGTGGATCTACTTATAGATTCATTACCTAGTGAAGAATCCTCTTTAGAGTTACAG TTGGCCAGCTTGAAGAAACTGGAAAATGAGAATCAAGAATCTGCAAAGCATTTGGAAGACATTGTCAGTAAAGGAGATACATTACTGAGTCAGATACAGGAAGTTTTGCATGATATTGCTGAATGTCAGCTTCGATGTCAAGCTTTAGAATCCAATACTTGA
- the LOC143076135 gene encoding mediator of RNA polymerase II transcription subunit 21-like isoform X2, whose amino-acid sequence MADHFCNSVGILQQYSPPSQFAGFEKQKQSPSDPPQEDYPQVFAKLIARTAGDVDLLIDSLPSEESSLELQLASLKKLENENQESAKHLEDIVSKGDTLLSQIQEVLHDIAECQLRCQALESNT is encoded by the exons AtggctgatcatttttgcaacaGTGTAGGAATTTTACAACAGTATTCACCACCAAGTCAATTTGCTGGATTTGAGAAACAAAAACAGTCTCCATCAGACCCACCACAAGAAG ATTATCCACAAGTATTTGCCAAACTAATAGCAAGAACTGCAGGTGATGTGGATCTACTTATAGATTCATTACCTAGTGAAGAATCCTCTTTAGAGTTACAG TTGGCCAGCTTGAAGAAACTGGAAAATGAGAATCAAGAATCTGCAAAGCATTTGGAAGACATTGTCAGTAAAGGAGATACATTACTGAGTCAGATACAGGAAGTTTTGCATGATATTGCTGAATGTCAGCTTCGATGTCAAGCTTTAGAATCCAATACTTGA